A genomic segment from Coregonus clupeaformis isolate EN_2021a unplaced genomic scaffold, ASM2061545v1 scaf0440, whole genome shotgun sequence encodes:
- the gapdh gene encoding glyceraldehyde-3-phosphate dehydrogenase: protein MVKVGVNGFGRIGRLVTRAAFHSKKGVEIVAINDPFIDLDYMVYMFKYDSTHGRFHGEVKAEDGKLVIDGHKITVFHEKDPANIKWGDAGATYVVESTGVFTTIEKASTHLKGGAKRVVISAPSADAPMFVMGVNHEKYENSLKVVSNASCTTNCLAPLAKVIHDNYHIIEGLMSTVHAVTATQKTVDGPSGKLWRDGRGASQNIIPASTGAAKAVGKVIPDLNGKITGMAFRVPTPNVSVVDLTVRLEKAASYEDIKKVVKAAADGPMKGILGYTEHQVVSSDFNGDTRSSIFDAGAGIALNDHFVKLVTWYDNEFGYSNRVIDLMAHMATKE, encoded by the exons ATGGTGAAAGTAGGTGTCAATGG ATTCGGCCGTATCGGGCGTCTGGTGACCCGTGCTGCATTCCACTCCAAGAAGGGAGTTGAGATTGTGGCCATCAACGACCCCTTTATCGACCTGGACTACATG GTCTACATGTTCAAGTATGACTCCACCCACGGACGTTTCCACGGTGAGGTCAAGGCTGAGGATGGCAAGCTGGTCATCGATGGACACAAAATCACTGTGTTCCACGA GAAAGACCCAGCTAACATCAAGTGGGGAGATGCTGGTGCCACCTATGTGGTTGAGTCAACAGGTGTTTTCACCACCATTGAGAAGGCCTCC ACCCATCTGAAGGGCGGTGCTAAGAGGGTTGTCATCTCCGCTCCCAGCGCTGATGCACCCATGTTCGTCATGGGCGTCAACCACGAGAAGTACGAGAACTCCCTCAAGGTTGTCAG caATGCTTCATGCACAACCAACTGCCTGGCTCCCCTGGCCAAGGTCATCCACGACAACTACCACATCATTGAGGGTCTGATG agcACCGTTCACGCCGTCACCGCCACCCAGAAAACCGTTGATGGTCCCTCTGGAAAGCTGTGGAGGGATGGACGTGGCGCCAGCCAGAACATCATCCCTGCCTCCACCGGAGCAGCCAAGGCTGTCGGCAAGGTCATCCCCGATCTGAACGG CAAGATCACTGGCATGGCCTTCCGTGTCCCCACCCCCAACGTCTCAGTGGTTGACCTGACCGTCCGTCTGGAGAAGGCT GCCAGCTACGAAGACATCAAGAAGGTTGTCAAGGCTGCCGCCGATGGACCCATGAAGGGAATTCTTGGATACACAGAGCACCAGGTTGTGTCTTCAGACTTCAACGGCGACACCCGCTCCTCCATCTTTGATGCCGGCGCTGGCATTGCTCTGAATGACCACTTCGTCAAGCTGGTTACATG gTATGACAATGAGTTTGGCTACAGCAACCGCGTCATTGACCTGATGGCTCACATGGCCACCAAGGAGTAA